One region of Sylvia atricapilla isolate bSylAtr1 chromosome Z, bSylAtr1.pri, whole genome shotgun sequence genomic DNA includes:
- the LOC136374260 gene encoding serine/threonine-protein kinase PAK 3-like: protein MERVCAAVCTAFSVAYSGYFFVHLARHIARVWRESSPWSRKAASAPALAASVHDEEAEEEEAANESAPAVSPEPEGPRSSSTSSVLAPARAAAAGSEEACSHQAVKSGTSSSPTWSTSSSSGSREQLRERTEDECLAMLSMSSVILVPCVCVCQRELSHLPLVLSRVSGPEASTRDPLLCFVVVREQWGMLVSEGDPEAKYTEQETIGKGGFGTVCMAVETATGEEVTIKKISLLQESGDEVCLNEIQVMRDMKKANLVNYVDSYLVEEEVWLVMEYMDGGSLYDVIRETRMAEGEIAAVSQECLQGLDFLHSKQVIHRDIKSHNILLGLDGSVKLADFGLTAQLTAEQSKRRSAVGTTYWMAPEIFTGKPYGPKVDIWSFGIVGIEMVEGEPPHLTKTSCTARQLISTGGTPRLQKPRQQSAWLRDFLHCCLETDEDRRWSAQELLQVKG from the exons ATGGAGAGAGTGTGTGCTGCAGTTTGCACGGCTTTTTCTGTGGCATATTCCGGCTACTTTTTTGTCCACCTGGCAC GTCACATTGCCCGTGTCTGGAGAGAATCCAGTCCTTGG AGCAGAAAGGCAGCGTCAGcacctgctctggctgcctctgTACACGATGAGGAGGCTGAAGAGGAGGAAGCTGCCAATGAATCTGCCCCTGCTGTCAGCCCAGAGCCTGAGGGGCCGAGATCA AGCTCCACCTCCTCTGTCCTGGCACCTGCACGAGCTGCGGCTGCAGGCTCTGAAGAAGCCTGCAGTCACCAAGCCGTAAAGTCAGGCACGAGCAGCTCGCCCACCTGGAGCACCAGTAgttcctctggcagcagggagcagctgcgAGAGAGGACAGAGGACGAGTGCCTGGCCATGCTGAGTATGTCCTCTGTGATCCTTGTGCCTTGTGTGTGCGTGTGCCAGCGTGAGCTGTCCCACCTCCCGTTGGTCCTCAGCCGAGTGTCAGGCCCTGAGGCCTCCACCCGGGACCCGTTGTTGTGCTTTGTGGTGGTGCGGGAGCAGTGGG GGATGCTGGTGAGCGAGGGAGATCCCGAGGCTAAATACACAGAACAGGAAACCATTGGCAAAGG GGGGTTCGGCACAGTGTGCATGGCAGTGGAGACTGCCACGGGAGAAGAG GTGACCATAAAGAAGATCAGTCTCCTGCAAGAGAGCGGCGATGAAGTGTGCCTGAATGAAATCCAGGTCATGCGTGACATGAAGAAAGCCAACCTTGTGAACTATGTAGACAG CTACCTGGTGGAGGAGGAAGTCTGGCTGGTGATGGAATACATGGACGGAGGTTCTTTATATGATGTCATCAGGGAGACTCGTATGGCGGAAGGAGAGATAGCAGCTGTTTCTCAGGAG tGTCTGCAAGGCCTGGATTTCCTTCACTCCAAGCAAGTGATCCACCGAGACATCAAAAGCCACAACATTCTCCTGGGCTTGGACGGATCTGTCAAGTTGG ctgaTTTTGGCCTCACTGCACAgctcactgctgagcagagcaaaCGGAGATCAGCTGTGGGGACTACTTACTGGATGGCGCCAGAAATTTTCACCGGGAAGCCCTATGGTCCCAAAGTGGACATCTGGTCCTTCGGCATCGTGGGGATCGAGATGGTGGAAGGAGAGCCTCCTCACCTGACGAAAACCTCCTGCACG GCGCGACAGCTGATCAGCACCGGGGGCACCCCGAGGCTGCAGAAGCCCAGGCAGCAGTCGGCTTGGTTGCGAGActttctgcactgctgcctggaGACGGACGAGGACAGGCGCTGGTCTGCCCAGGAACTTCTGCAGGTAAAAGGCTAA